A genomic segment from Stappia indica encodes:
- a CDS encoding response regulator transcription factor, which produces MPDSATYHFVVADDHPLFRGALRQTIERLYPGAGIVEVGTLEDAAAELERHGEVDLLLLDLSMPGMRGFSGLMYLRAQYQSVPVVIVSASEDIGTIRRCMELGASGFIPKSLGIEVIREAVSQVMAGGSWTPPDIDLGESDGEASAMAQRLSTLTPQQVRVLMMLSEGLLNKQIAYELSVSEATVKAHVSAILQKLGVESRTQAVIAAAKIEQGQWLAAEAR; this is translated from the coding sequence GTGCCGGACAGCGCTACGTATCATTTCGTGGTTGCGGACGATCATCCCTTGTTTCGCGGCGCCCTGCGCCAGACGATCGAGCGCCTCTATCCGGGGGCGGGCATCGTCGAGGTGGGGACGCTCGAGGATGCCGCCGCCGAACTCGAGCGCCACGGCGAGGTCGACCTGCTCTTGCTGGACCTGTCGATGCCGGGCATGCGCGGCTTTTCCGGGTTGATGTACCTGCGCGCCCAGTACCAGAGCGTGCCTGTGGTGATCGTCTCGGCCAGCGAGGATATCGGGACGATTCGGCGCTGCATGGAACTTGGCGCCTCGGGCTTCATCCCCAAGTCGCTCGGCATCGAGGTCATTCGCGAGGCGGTGTCGCAGGTGATGGCCGGCGGCAGCTGGACCCCGCCCGACATCGACCTGGGCGAGTCCGACGGCGAGGCGAGCGCCATGGCGCAGCGCCTGTCCACGCTCACGCCGCAACAGGTGCGCGTGCTGATGATGTTGTCGGAAGGCCTGCTCAACAAGCAGATCGCCTATGAACTCAGTGTTTCCGAGGCAACCGTGAAGGCGCATGTCTCGGCGATCCTGCAGAAGCTCGGCGTCGAAAGCCGGACGCAGGCGGTCATTGCGGCTGCCAAGATCGAACAGGGGCAGTGGCTGGCCGCGGAGGCCCGCTGA
- a CDS encoding sodium:solute symporter family protein, which translates to MRKDKVASRAGQLYGTVAGLLAAFIAGLVVLEQIGVPQQILGYLFVAATLVLYAGIGIASRTVHVTDYYVAGRQVPGLFNGMATAADWLSGASFIGLAGTLYMLGFDGLAYLLGWTGGFVLVAVLIAPYLRKFGAFTLPDFLAARFGGHAARLAGVIVLFACSFTYVVAQLYAAGLIASRFLGISFEAAVYVGLATVLVCSLLGGMRSITWTQVAQYLVLIIAFMLPVAILSAQHFGMPLAQFAYGEALEQIAALEQQMLASGLADPDTLVRHLVPGEALDPVNFIALVVCLIIGTASLPHLLMRFLTTSSVRDARRSAGWTLVFVLLLYATVPAYAAFAKLEIYQNVVGASLEALPNWIYTYGRLGLVEICGAAASSADAVREACAALPGNAGVLRLSDLAIDRDIIVLALPEIAGLPYVIAGLVAAGGLAATLSTANGLMLAISNALGHDVYYRTLDSRAPASRRLLVARLFLLATAAVAAIVATSRPSDILSMVAWAFSLAASGFFPALVLGIWWKRCTAAGAVCGMLAGFGLTLAYLVMTQYGGMAEWYGIRNTSAAIFGVPVGFAVAILVSLVTPAPSRHVQAMVEEIRKPAGKPVMVDGAS; encoded by the coding sequence ATGAGAAAAGACAAGGTCGCCAGCCGCGCAGGCCAGCTCTACGGCACTGTCGCCGGTCTCCTTGCCGCCTTCATCGCCGGCCTTGTCGTCCTCGAGCAGATCGGCGTGCCGCAACAGATCCTCGGTTACCTGTTCGTGGCGGCGACGCTCGTGCTCTATGCCGGCATCGGCATTGCCAGCCGCACGGTCCACGTCACCGACTATTACGTCGCGGGACGACAGGTGCCGGGCCTCTTCAACGGCATGGCGACGGCGGCCGACTGGCTCAGCGGCGCCTCCTTCATCGGCCTTGCCGGCACGCTCTACATGCTCGGCTTCGACGGCCTCGCCTATCTGCTGGGCTGGACCGGCGGTTTCGTGCTGGTTGCCGTGCTGATCGCACCGTATCTGCGCAAGTTCGGGGCCTTCACCCTTCCCGATTTCCTGGCCGCGCGGTTCGGCGGCCATGCCGCCCGGCTGGCCGGCGTGATCGTGCTGTTCGCCTGCTCCTTCACCTATGTGGTGGCGCAGCTTTATGCCGCCGGCCTGATCGCCTCGCGTTTCCTCGGCATTTCCTTCGAGGCTGCAGTCTATGTCGGTCTCGCAACGGTGCTGGTCTGCTCGCTGCTCGGCGGCATGCGCTCCATCACCTGGACCCAGGTCGCGCAATACTTGGTCCTGATCATCGCCTTCATGCTGCCCGTGGCGATCCTGTCGGCGCAGCATTTCGGCATGCCGCTCGCCCAGTTCGCCTATGGCGAGGCGCTGGAGCAGATCGCCGCGCTGGAACAGCAGATGCTCGCCTCCGGCCTTGCGGATCCCGACACGCTGGTCCGTCATCTCGTTCCGGGGGAAGCGCTCGATCCGGTGAACTTCATCGCCCTGGTCGTGTGCCTGATCATCGGCACCGCCTCGCTCCCGCATCTCCTGATGCGGTTCCTGACCACCTCGAGCGTGCGCGATGCGCGCCGCTCCGCCGGCTGGACCCTGGTCTTCGTCCTGCTGCTCTATGCCACCGTTCCGGCCTATGCCGCCTTCGCCAAGCTGGAAATCTACCAGAACGTCGTCGGCGCCAGCCTGGAGGCCCTGCCAAACTGGATCTACACCTACGGCCGGCTCGGACTGGTCGAGATCTGCGGCGCGGCGGCAAGTTCCGCCGACGCGGTGCGCGAAGCTTGCGCCGCCTTGCCGGGCAATGCCGGTGTCCTGCGCCTTTCGGACCTCGCCATCGACCGGGACATCATCGTGCTGGCCCTGCCGGAGATCGCGGGCCTGCCTTACGTCATCGCCGGTCTGGTGGCCGCCGGCGGCCTCGCGGCAACCCTGTCCACCGCCAATGGCCTGATGCTGGCCATTTCCAACGCATTGGGACACGACGTCTACTACCGCACCCTCGACAGCCGCGCCCCCGCAAGCCGGCGCCTTCTCGTTGCCCGGCTCTTCCTGCTGGCGACCGCGGCCGTCGCGGCCATCGTTGCGACGAGCCGCCCGTCCGACATCCTGTCGATGGTCGCCTGGGCCTTCTCGCTGGCCGCCTCCGGCTTCTTTCCGGCCCTGGTGCTCGGCATCTGGTGGAAGCGCTGCACGGCGGCAGGCGCGGTCTGCGGCATGCTGGCCGGCTTCGGTCTGACGCTCGCCTATCTGGTGATGACGCAGTATGGCGGCATGGCCGAATGGTACGGCATCCGCAACACGTCGGCCGCGATCTTCGGCGTACCGGTCGGCTTTGCCGTCGCCATCCTCGTCAGCCTGGTCACGCCTGCGCCCTCTCGCCATGTGCAGGCGATGGTGGAGGAGATCCGCAAGCCCGCCGGAAAGCCGGTGATGGTCGACGGCGCGTCCTGA
- the mscL gene encoding large-conductance mechanosensitive channel protein MscL translates to MLKEFKEFAVKGNMIDMAVGIVIGAAFSAIVSSLVDDVIMPPIGLLIGGVDFSQLFLVLSEGTAPGPYLTVEAATAAGAVTWNIGLFINAVIKFLIIAFALFMVVKGVNRLRKEEPAAPAAPPAPSREEVLLTEIRDLLKSR, encoded by the coding sequence ATGCTGAAGGAATTCAAGGAGTTTGCCGTCAAGGGCAACATGATCGACATGGCGGTCGGCATCGTCATCGGCGCGGCCTTCAGCGCCATCGTCTCCTCGCTCGTCGACGACGTGATCATGCCTCCCATCGGCCTGCTGATCGGCGGTGTCGATTTCTCCCAGCTCTTCCTGGTCCTGAGCGAAGGCACGGCGCCCGGACCCTATCTCACGGTCGAGGCGGCGACGGCTGCCGGCGCGGTGACCTGGAACATCGGCCTGTTCATCAACGCGGTGATCAAGTTCCTGATCATTGCCTTCGCGCTGTTCATGGTGGTCAAGGGGGTTAACCGCCTGCGCAAGGAAGAGCCGGCCGCGCCTGCCGCACCGCCTGCTCCCAGCCGCGAAGAAGTTCTGCTGACCGAGATCCGCGATTTGCTGAAGTCGCGTTGA
- a CDS encoding DUF4212 domain-containing protein, whose translation MTFDGKPGMSPQRRRWRRTIALALVTIAILAVFALVVPFFAGPLNATRVAGFPLGYYMAAQGSLIAFLLLTVWFIVRQERLDREAGVAEPEPFDTGEEL comes from the coding sequence ATGACCTTTGACGGAAAGCCGGGCATGTCCCCGCAGCGCCGCCGCTGGCGACGCACGATCGCTCTTGCCCTCGTCACGATCGCCATTCTGGCCGTCTTTGCCCTCGTCGTCCCGTTCTTCGCCGGACCGCTCAACGCGACCCGCGTCGCAGGTTTTCCGCTCGGCTACTACATGGCCGCGCAAGGTTCGCTGATCGCATTCCTGCTGCTCACCGTCTGGTTCATCGTCCGCCAGGAGCGCCTCGACCGCGAGGCCGGCGTCGCCGAGCCCGAACCGTTCGATACCGGGGAGGAGCTGTGA
- a CDS encoding PAS domain-containing hybrid sensor histidine kinase/response regulator — translation MVEGWVVVVAALGYVLLLFAIASYGDRKARFTTSGNGRPLIYALSISVYCTSWTFFGSVGTATRSGLEFLTIYIGPILVFALGYPLLRRIIRLAKSERITSVADFIGARYGKSQPVAAVVAIIAVVGIVPYIALQLKAVSLSVTTLISHLNLKTGETGLPFFDDITLMIAIGMVIFAWAFGTRHIDATEHQEGLMLAIAAEAVVKLVAFLAVGIWVTYSLYDGPGDLFAAMAGDPRVVNAMAGELSGGNWVVMTLLSGIAVILLPRQFHVTVTENNSGAELRRATWLFPLYLVAINLFVVPIAAAGMIMLDPATNPDSYVLALPLAANHPWLALVAFIGGLSAATAMVIVASVALAIMISNDLVMPLVLRRSSEDAIIASHGEDMSRILLLTRRAAIFVTLLLAYAYYRAAGDTAALTSIGLLSFAAIAQFAPAFFGGLVWRRGTARGAIAGMLVGFAIWVYTLLLPTFAQSGLIPVTLIENGPFGIWLLRPQALFSLAFDPLTHGVFWSLAANISAYIMFSLSRTPEPVERLQANIFVPSELSPTPGLRLWRTSVTVGDLKSTIARYLGEERTDRSFQSFARERGRDFDPSATADAQVLRFSEQLLASAIGAASSRLVLSLLVKRRDPSGKGALKLLDDATVAIQYNRDLLQTALDQVRQGIAVFDRDLRLICWNRQFRELLGLPAEYGQVGTPLDAIIRFNAKRGELGTDPVEVIVGDRLDKLVVRHETFQEHMSSSGLVLEVRTSPMPDGGIVTTYTDITERVLGEEALARANETLERRVRERTLELTRVNEELTDAKALAEEANIGKTRFLAAAGHDILQPLNAARLYASSLTERFTEGELKHLVQNVGASLESVEEIIGAVLDISRLDTGALKPEITVFRLEEILNPLRTEFEPVAEEKNLRLAILPTSLSVRSDRRLLRRLLQNLISNAIKYTRSGRVLVGVRRRRGKVLMEVFDTGIGIPQSKQKLIFLEFHRLDDGAREARGLGLGLSIVERIARVLDHPVTLESRTGLGSRFCIELPMAASIPALAAPPPPAPHDTPLKGLHVLAIDNEPQILDGMRVLLTGWGCRVTTALDPREAARKTFEAGERPDVLIADYHLDEGTGVEAVVQLRWRFGIEIPALLVTADRSQGVRAEASAKDIEILNKPVKPAALRAYLSRVRSAGATAAAE, via the coding sequence ATGGTCGAAGGGTGGGTCGTCGTCGTCGCGGCGCTCGGCTACGTGCTCCTGCTGTTCGCCATTGCCAGCTATGGCGACCGCAAGGCGCGCTTCACCACGTCCGGCAACGGCCGGCCGCTGATCTATGCGTTGTCGATCTCGGTCTACTGCACCTCCTGGACCTTCTTCGGCTCCGTGGGCACGGCAACCCGCAGCGGGCTGGAGTTCCTGACCATCTATATCGGGCCGATTCTGGTCTTCGCCCTCGGCTATCCCCTGCTGCGGCGGATCATTCGCCTGGCCAAGAGCGAGCGCATCACCTCGGTCGCCGACTTCATCGGCGCGCGCTACGGCAAGAGCCAGCCGGTGGCCGCCGTCGTCGCGATCATCGCCGTCGTCGGCATCGTCCCCTATATCGCGCTGCAACTGAAGGCGGTGTCGCTGTCCGTCACGACGCTGATCTCGCATCTCAACCTGAAGACCGGCGAGACCGGCCTGCCCTTCTTCGACGACATCACCTTGATGATCGCCATCGGCATGGTGATCTTCGCCTGGGCCTTCGGCACCCGCCACATCGATGCGACGGAGCACCAGGAAGGGCTGATGCTGGCCATTGCCGCCGAGGCGGTGGTCAAGCTCGTCGCCTTCCTCGCCGTCGGTATCTGGGTCACCTATTCGCTGTACGACGGGCCCGGCGACCTGTTCGCCGCCATGGCCGGCGATCCGAGGGTCGTGAATGCCATGGCCGGCGAACTGTCGGGCGGCAACTGGGTGGTGATGACGCTGCTGTCGGGCATCGCCGTCATCCTGCTGCCGCGCCAGTTCCACGTCACGGTGACGGAAAACAACTCGGGCGCGGAACTGCGTCGCGCGACCTGGCTGTTCCCGCTCTATCTGGTCGCGATCAACCTTTTCGTCGTCCCCATCGCGGCGGCCGGCATGATCATGCTGGACCCGGCAACCAACCCGGACTCCTACGTGCTCGCCCTGCCGCTGGCCGCCAATCACCCGTGGCTTGCGCTGGTCGCCTTCATCGGCGGCCTGTCCGCGGCCACCGCCATGGTGATCGTCGCCAGCGTTGCCCTTGCCATCATGATCTCCAACGATCTGGTGATGCCGCTGGTGCTGCGCCGCTCCAGCGAAGACGCGATCATCGCCTCCCATGGCGAGGACATGAGCCGGATCCTGCTGCTGACGCGGCGCGCGGCGATCTTCGTCACGCTGCTGCTCGCCTATGCCTATTACCGGGCAGCCGGCGACACGGCGGCGCTGACCTCCATCGGCCTGTTGTCCTTCGCCGCCATCGCACAGTTCGCGCCGGCCTTCTTCGGCGGCCTCGTCTGGCGGCGCGGCACGGCGCGCGGGGCCATTGCCGGCATGCTGGTGGGCTTCGCCATCTGGGTCTACACCCTGCTGCTGCCGACCTTCGCGCAATCCGGCCTGATCCCGGTGACCTTGATCGAGAACGGCCCCTTCGGCATCTGGCTGCTGCGGCCGCAGGCGCTGTTCTCGCTTGCCTTCGATCCGCTCACCCACGGCGTCTTCTGGAGCCTTGCGGCCAATATCAGCGCTTACATCATGTTCTCGCTGTCGCGCACGCCGGAGCCGGTGGAGCGGCTGCAGGCCAACATCTTCGTGCCGTCCGAACTGTCGCCGACGCCGGGCCTGCGCCTGTGGCGCACCTCGGTGACCGTCGGCGACCTCAAGTCGACCATCGCCCGCTATCTCGGCGAGGAGCGCACCGACCGCTCGTTCCAGAGCTTCGCCCGCGAGCGCGGCCGCGACTTCGACCCCAGCGCCACGGCGGATGCGCAGGTGCTGCGGTTTTCCGAGCAGCTGCTCGCCAGCGCCATCGGCGCCGCCTCCTCAAGGTTGGTGCTGTCGCTGCTGGTCAAGCGCCGCGATCCCAGCGGCAAGGGCGCCCTGAAGCTGCTCGACGATGCGACGGTCGCCATCCAGTACAACCGCGACCTGCTGCAGACCGCGCTCGACCAGGTGCGCCAGGGCATCGCCGTCTTCGACCGCGACCTCAGGCTGATCTGCTGGAACCGGCAGTTCCGTGAACTGCTCGGGCTGCCGGCGGAATACGGCCAGGTCGGCACGCCGCTCGATGCCATCATCCGCTTCAACGCCAAGCGCGGGGAACTGGGCACCGACCCGGTGGAAGTGATCGTCGGCGACCGGCTGGACAAGCTGGTGGTGCGCCACGAGACCTTCCAGGAGCACATGAGCAGCAGCGGCCTCGTGCTGGAGGTGCGCACCAGCCCGATGCCGGACGGCGGCATCGTCACCACCTATACCGACATCACCGAGCGGGTGCTCGGCGAGGAGGCGCTGGCGCGGGCCAACGAGACGCTGGAGCGGCGGGTGCGCGAGCGCACGCTCGAACTGACCCGCGTCAACGAAGAGCTGACCGACGCCAAGGCGCTGGCGGAAGAGGCCAATATCGGCAAGACCCGCTTCCTTGCCGCCGCCGGCCACGACATCCTGCAGCCGCTCAATGCCGCGCGGCTCTACGCCTCCAGCCTGACCGAGCGCTTCACCGAAGGAGAGCTCAAGCACCTGGTGCAGAATGTCGGCGCCTCGCTGGAATCGGTGGAGGAAATCATCGGTGCGGTGCTGGACATTTCCCGCCTGGATACCGGCGCGCTCAAGCCGGAGATCACCGTCTTCCGGCTGGAGGAGATCCTCAATCCGCTGCGCACCGAATTCGAGCCGGTGGCCGAGGAAAAGAACCTGCGCCTCGCCATCCTGCCGACGAGCCTCAGCGTGCGCTCGGATCGCCGGCTGTTGCGCCGGCTGCTGCAGAACCTCATCTCCAACGCGATCAAGTACACGCGCAGCGGCCGGGTGCTGGTGGGCGTCAGGCGCCGGCGCGGCAAGGTGCTGATGGAAGTGTTCGACACCGGCATCGGCATTCCGCAGTCCAAGCAGAAGCTGATCTTCCTGGAGTTCCACCGGCTGGACGACGGCGCCCGCGAGGCGCGGGGCCTTGGCCTCGGCCTGTCGATCGTCGAGCGCATCGCGCGGGTGCTCGATCATCCGGTGACGCTGGAGTCGCGTACCGGGCTCGGCTCGCGCTTTTGCATCGAGCTGCCGATGGCCGCGTCCATCCCTGCCCTTGCCGCGCCGCCGCCGCCGGCGCCGCACGATACTCCGCTCAAGGGCCTGCACGTGCTGGCCATCGACAACGAGCCGCAGATCCTCGACGGCATGCGCGTGCTGCTGACGGGCTGGGGCTGCCGGGTGACGACGGCGCTGGATCCGCGCGAGGCGGCACGCAAGACGTTCGAGGCGGGCGAACGGCCCGATGTGCTGATCGCCGACTATCATCTCGACGAGGGAACGGGCGTCGAGGCCGTGGTGCAGCTGCGCTGGCGCTTCGGCATCGAGATCCCCGCCCTGCTGGTCACTGCCGACCGCAGCCAGGGCGTACGCGCGGAAGCCTCCGCCAAGGACATCGAGATTCTCAACAAGCCGGTGAAGCCGGCGGCGCTCAGGGCCTATCTTTCCCGCGTGCGCAGTGCAGGAGCAACGGCCGCCGCCGAGTGA